A region of the Polaribacter sp. L3A8 genome:
GAAATAGATGTTATTAAAAGTCAGATTAAGAGTGTAGAAATTCAGAATGCACCTGTTGTGAATGAGCTAAAATCTATCGATGTTCAATTGAAACAAATTGATGATCAAATTCAGAAAAGTAAAATTATTAATCCCGCAAACGGAACCGTTTTAACCAAATATGCAGAGCCAAATGAAATTACTTCTTTTGGAAAATCTTTATATAAAATTGCAGATTTAAGTACGATGGAATTGCGTGTTTATATTAGTGAAACGCAATTGGCAAATATTAAAATAAGACAAAAAGTTACCGTTAAAATTGATGCTACAGATACAATGAAATCTTTTGAAGGTGTTGTTAGTTGGATTGCTTCTGAAGCAGAGTTTACACCTAAAATTATTCAAACCAAAGAAGAGCGCGTTGCCTTGGTATATGCTGTAAAAATTAATGTTGCAAACGATGGAAGTTTAAAAATAGGGATGCCAGCAGAAATGTGGTTAAACAATTAAGTTAATAATTATAATCAATAAAAATAAAGACAATGAAACAATTATTTTTAACAATCATACTCATAACTTTAGTAAGTTGTAAAGACGGTAAAAAGGAAGTTTCTATTGAAACCAATGGCGTGTATTCTAATACTTGGGTCAAAGAAATTAAGTTAAATAATGGTGATAAATGGTTAGCTAATTCAGAAACGAATGAAGGCATTTTAAAAATGAAAAAAAGCCTTAAAAAAGCATCTACAAATACGTTAGAGGAATATTATCAATTGGCAGAAAAACTTAATAATGATAAGAATTACGTGATAAAAAATTGCTCAATGAAAGGTGATTCACATGATAATTTACACATTTGGCTTTTACCATTAATGGCAAAAATTGATGCACTTTCTAAAACAAAAACTACTGAAGATGCCGCAAAATTGAAACAAAGTATCGAGGATAGTATTAATGCATATGCTGATTATTTTGAATAAATGAGTATTACAATTAGTAACATATCAAAATCGTATAAAAAAGTAAAAGCTTTAGAAAACATTTCTTTTACAGTGAAACCGGGTGAACTTTTTGGGTTAATTGGTCCGGATGGAGCAGGTAAAACAACTTTGTTTAGAGTTTTAACTACGCTTTTAATTGCCAATGAAGGTACTGCGAGTGTTGCTAGTTTTGATGTAATTACAGACTATAAAAGTATTAGAAAGAATGTGGGTTATATGCCTGGGAAATTTTCTTTGTATCAAGATTTAACCGTTGAGGAGAATTTGAATTTTTTTGCTACCATTTTTGGAACAACGATCGAAGAAAATTACGATTTAATTAAAGATATTTATATTCAAATAGCACCTTTTAAAAATAGAAGAGCAGGGAAATTATCTGGAGGAATGAAACAGAAATTAGCTTTGTGTTGTGCCTTAATTCACAAGCCAAAAGTGTTGTTTTTAGATGAACCTACAACGGGAGTTGACCCAGTTTCTAGAAAAGAATTTTGGGAAATGTTAAAACGATTGCAGCAAAAGGGGATTACTATTTTGGTTTCTACGCCATACATGGATGAAGCAGCTTTGTGTGACAGAATTGCCTTAATTCAGGCTGGGAAAATTTTAGAAATAGATACGCCACAAGCCATTGTAAAACAG
Encoded here:
- a CDS encoding HlyD family secretion protein, coding for MKKYTHILIVSIIATTLFSCVKDNGKADGYGNFEATEIIISAENNGKLIQFTIDEGDQLKKDQFVGYIDTVQLALKREQLMVSKSVISSKSKGVLSQISVLNSKLKAVRINKVRIENLIKDNAGTQKQLDDVSGEIDVIKSQIKSVEIQNAPVVNELKSIDVQLKQIDDQIQKSKIINPANGTVLTKYAEPNEITSFGKSLYKIADLSTMELRVYISETQLANIKIRQKVTVKIDATDTMKSFEGVVSWIASEAEFTPKIIQTKEERVALVYAVKINVANDGSLKIGMPAEMWLNN
- a CDS encoding ABC transporter ATP-binding protein is translated as MSITISNISKSYKKVKALENISFTVKPGELFGLIGPDGAGKTTLFRVLTTLLIANEGTASVASFDVITDYKSIRKNVGYMPGKFSLYQDLTVEENLNFFATIFGTTIEENYDLIKDIYIQIAPFKNRRAGKLSGGMKQKLALCCALIHKPKVLFLDEPTTGVDPVSRKEFWEMLKRLQQKGITILVSTPYMDEAALCDRIALIQAGKILEIDTPQAIVKQYPKQIYNVGANNMYQLINSLKEYKHNHSVYPFGEFVHYTDGRSDFNPTELETFLKSKNLTNISIEKTAPTIEDTFMELAK